TGATTGTAATTTCATTTCTCATTATTTACTTCATTTGTTTTTAGGGATCATGTtttaagaggagaaaaaaaatgaataaacacAATCAAAGTCAAAACATTATGCCAGGAAACTTGCACCCAGAAGAGTACAGGATTGCATCACTTGTCTTTTATAGTTTTATATTCATAATTGGATTGCTAGTGAACATCACTGCACTATGGGTCTTCAGCTGCACCACCAAGAAAAGAACAACTATAACAGTCTATATGATGAATGTCGCATTCCTTgacttaatttttatattttccgTACCTTTTCGGATAACCTACTATGGAAAAGAAGCTTGGCCATTTGGAGATATATTCTGTCGGATTCTTGGTGCTTTCACTGTGTTTTATCCAAGCATTGCTCTGTGGCTGCTTGCTTTTATAAGTGTTGATAGATATATGGCCATTGTCCAGCCCAAACACGTCAAAGAACTTAGGAATACAAGGAAAGCTCTGCTAGCTTGCATTGGTATCTGGATAATGACCCTGGCATCGACGTCCCCTTTGCTATTTTTATATTCGGATCCAGATAAAACCTCAAATTTTACTACCTGCATGAAGATGCTTGATATCATCCATCTAAAGGAAGTCAATATGTTAAATTTTTctcgtttgattttttttttcttgattcccCTGTTTATCATGATTGGATGCTATCTAGTCATTATTTACCATTTTGTCCATGGCAGGACTTCCAAACTGAAACCCAAAGCTAAGGAAAGATCCATAAAAATTATAGTTACTCTGATTGTGCAAGTGCTTGTCTGCTTTGTGCCCTTCCACATCTGTTTTGCCTTCCTGATGCTGCAAGACGAAGACCAGAGTTACAATCCATGGGCAGCCTTTACCACCTTTCTCATGAATCTCAGTACATGCTTAGATGTTATTCTGTACTATATTGTTTCTAAACAATTTCAGGCTAGAGTCATCAGTGTCATGCTTTATCGCAACTATCTTCGAAGCGTGCGCAGGAAGAGTTTTCGATCTGGGAGTTTAAGGTCACTAAGTAATATAAACAGTGAAATGATATAAACAAAATCAGAAGATTCTTATAATGGGGCCAAGTGACTTTCACTGAAGTTTTGACATTTCAACTTGGTTGTATTACAGAATGCTCTG
The DNA window shown above is from Trachemys scripta elegans isolate TJP31775 chromosome 1, CAS_Tse_1.0, whole genome shotgun sequence and carries:
- the GPR18 gene encoding N-arachidonyl glycine receptor; the protein is MNKHNQSQNIMPGNLHPEEYRIASLVFYSFIFIIGLLVNITALWVFSCTTKKRTTITVYMMNVAFLDLIFIFSVPFRITYYGKEAWPFGDIFCRILGAFTVFYPSIALWLLAFISVDRYMAIVQPKHVKELRNTRKALLACIGIWIMTLASTSPLLFLYSDPDKTSNFTTCMKMLDIIHLKEVNMLNFSRLIFFFLIPLFIMIGCYLVIIYHFVHGRTSKLKPKAKERSIKIIVTLIVQVLVCFVPFHICFAFLMLQDEDQSYNPWAAFTTFLMNLSTCLDVILYYIVSKQFQARVISVMLYRNYLRSVRRKSFRSGSLRSLSNINSEMI